A genomic region of Herbaspirillum sp. DW155 contains the following coding sequences:
- a CDS encoding TRAP transporter substrate-binding protein yields the protein MEQSTGKFTRRHFLKTASVASAAAATGLVSSSAHAAEFTFKYANNLPVTHPMNARAKEMAAAIAEQSKGRIELQLYPNNQLGTDTDMLSQVRAGAIDFFTLSPLILGTLVPSAQISGIGFAFKDYSQVWPAMDGELGAHVRKQIEAKSTLFAFEKIWDNGYRQITNSTKPIKTADDLKGMKLRVPPSPLWTSMFKAFDAAPTSINFAEVYSALQTRIVEGQENPMAIISTAKLYEVQKYCSITNHMWDGFWFLGNKKSFERLPKDLQELMARLINEAGMNQRADVRKLNDSLVDEMKGKGLAFNNADAESFRAKLRAAGFYAEWKKKFGDEPWALLEKYTGKLA from the coding sequence ATGGAACAATCCACTGGGAAGTTCACGCGCCGCCATTTTCTGAAGACCGCCTCGGTGGCCTCGGCCGCTGCTGCTACCGGCCTGGTATCAAGCTCAGCCCATGCGGCCGAGTTCACCTTCAAGTACGCCAACAACCTGCCGGTCACTCATCCGATGAATGCGCGCGCCAAGGAAATGGCCGCCGCCATCGCGGAACAATCCAAGGGGCGCATCGAACTGCAGCTCTATCCCAACAACCAGCTGGGCACGGACACCGACATGCTCTCGCAGGTGCGGGCCGGTGCGATTGATTTCTTCACGCTCTCGCCGCTGATCCTGGGCACCCTGGTGCCGTCGGCGCAGATTTCCGGCATCGGCTTCGCCTTCAAGGATTACAGCCAGGTCTGGCCGGCCATGGATGGCGAGCTGGGTGCGCACGTGCGCAAGCAGATCGAAGCCAAATCCACGCTCTTCGCCTTTGAAAAGATCTGGGACAACGGCTATCGCCAGATCACCAACAGCACCAAGCCCATCAAGACCGCCGACGACCTCAAGGGCATGAAGCTGCGCGTGCCGCCCAGCCCCTTGTGGACCTCGATGTTCAAGGCCTTCGACGCGGCGCCGACCTCGATCAATTTCGCCGAAGTCTATTCGGCCCTGCAGACCAGAATCGTGGAGGGCCAGGAAAACCCTATGGCCATCATCTCCACCGCCAAGCTCTACGAGGTGCAGAAATACTGTTCCATCACCAACCACATGTGGGATGGCTTCTGGTTCCTCGGCAACAAGAAGTCCTTCGAGCGCCTGCCCAAGGATCTGCAGGAGCTGATGGCGCGCCTCATCAATGAGGCCGGCATGAACCAGCGCGCCGACGTGCGCAAGCTCAACGATTCGCTGGTCGATGAAATGAAAGGCAAGGGTCTGGCCTTCAACAATGCCGATGCCGAATCCTTCCGCGCCAAGCTGCGTGCGGCCGGCTTCTATGCCGAGTGGAAGAAGAAGTTCGGGGACGAGCCCTGGGCGCTGCTGGAGAAGTACACCGGCAAGCTGGCCTGA
- a CDS encoding acetyl-CoA acetyltransferase, whose translation MTVSASSPCITGWHHSQFGKLDGIDPEVLIGQVAKAAIEHAGLQPEDIDSIHFGTFNAGFLYQDFPSSLVMNTLPQLRFKPATRLENACATGSAAIHSGLQAIRAGQSKHVLVIGFEKMTELATAQVGEVLLKACYAKEEAGIPGGFAGVFGKIAQSYFERFGDQSDALAMIAAKNHKNGMANPYAHMRKDFGYEFCRNVSDKNPYVAGPLKRTDCSLISDGAAAVVISAAEVARSMPRAVQFRAAVQVNDFLPLSRRDPTRFEAAGLAWKKALGQASLSLDELSLVETHDCFTVAELLEYEAMGLAPHGQGARVIAEGITARDGKLPVNPSGGLKSKGHPVGATGVSMHVMAAMQAAHDAGDMQIANARYAGVFNMGGAGVANYVSILERVN comes from the coding sequence ATGACTGTTTCTGCATCCTCACCCTGCATCACCGGCTGGCACCATTCCCAATTCGGCAAGCTCGACGGCATCGATCCGGAAGTGCTGATCGGCCAGGTCGCCAAGGCCGCCATCGAACATGCCGGGCTGCAACCGGAAGACATCGATTCGATCCACTTCGGCACCTTCAATGCCGGCTTCCTGTATCAGGATTTTCCTTCCTCGCTGGTCATGAACACGCTGCCGCAGCTGCGCTTCAAACCGGCCACGCGGCTGGAGAATGCCTGCGCTACCGGATCGGCGGCGATCCACTCCGGCCTGCAGGCGATCAGGGCCGGGCAATCGAAACACGTGCTGGTGATCGGCTTCGAAAAGATGACCGAACTGGCCACCGCGCAAGTGGGCGAGGTGTTGCTCAAGGCCTGTTACGCCAAGGAAGAAGCGGGCATTCCGGGCGGCTTTGCAGGAGTCTTCGGCAAGATCGCGCAGAGCTACTTCGAACGCTTCGGCGACCAGTCCGATGCGCTGGCGATGATCGCAGCCAAGAATCACAAGAACGGCATGGCCAATCCCTATGCCCACATGCGCAAGGATTTCGGCTACGAGTTCTGCCGCAACGTCTCCGACAAGAATCCGTATGTGGCCGGTCCGCTCAAGCGTACCGACTGCTCGCTCATCTCGGACGGCGCAGCCGCAGTGGTCATCAGCGCGGCCGAGGTGGCCCGCTCCATGCCGCGTGCGGTGCAGTTCCGTGCGGCGGTGCAGGTCAATGATTTCCTGCCGCTGTCGCGCCGCGATCCGACCCGCTTCGAAGCCGCAGGGCTGGCCTGGAAGAAGGCGCTGGGCCAGGCCAGTCTGAGCCTGGATGAGCTGTCGCTGGTGGAAACCCACGACTGCTTCACCGTGGCCGAGCTGCTGGAATACGAAGCCATGGGCCTGGCCCCGCACGGCCAGGGCGCGCGCGTGATCGCCGAGGGCATCACTGCCAGGGACGGCAAGCTGCCGGTCAATCCTTCCGGCGGCCTCAAGTCCAAGGGCCATCCGGTCGGGGCCACGGGCGTGTCGATGCACGTGATGGCGGCCATGCAGGCCGCCCATGATGCGGGCGACATGCAGATCGCCAATGCGCGCTACGCGGGCGTATTCAACATGGGCGGCGCGGGCGTGGCCAACTATGTGAGCATTCTGGAGCGTGTGAACTAA
- a CDS encoding acyl-CoA synthetase encodes MLSKVMNLGRLLSDVARRFPDEPGLILAQGQADGSDRIICWREINTRVDALAHALTQRGVQKGDKMLVHSRNNQQIFESAWAAFKMGVVWVPTNFRITPPEAAYLGQSSGACVMLYDRGFAHYVDAVKAASPVLEHVIALADARAGELDYEALVAAGDGRPFRETEVDYDDPLWFFYTSGTTGHPKAGMLSHGQMAFVVTNHLADLMPGLTHQSRSLVVAPLSHGAGVHAIANTARGAASILLSSERLVVEEAWQLVEKYKVDNLFTVPTIVKLLVEDEAVDRYDHRSLKHLIYAGAPMYRADQVHALKKLGKVLVQYYGLGEVTGNITFLPPYLHYEDDAHPQARVGTCGMPRTGMQIAILNDDGQELPPFQTGEICVRGPAVFMGYHNNPEANAKAFRHDWFHTGDLGHVDDDGFLYITGRSSDMYISGGSNVYPREIEEALLTHPAVSEVAVLGVPDPKWGESGLAVIVCKAGRQADSAALLAHLETRIGKYKWPRRFVYWDSMPKSGYGKIVKKQIKALLEEQGEYHL; translated from the coding sequence ATGTTGAGCAAAGTCATGAACCTGGGCCGCCTGCTGTCGGACGTGGCGCGCCGCTTTCCGGACGAGCCGGGGCTGATCCTGGCACAGGGCCAGGCCGATGGCAGCGACCGCATCATTTGCTGGCGCGAGATCAACACGCGCGTGGATGCCCTGGCCCATGCCCTCACCCAACGCGGCGTGCAGAAGGGCGACAAGATGCTGGTCCACTCGCGCAACAACCAGCAGATCTTCGAAAGTGCCTGGGCCGCCTTCAAGATGGGCGTGGTCTGGGTGCCCACCAATTTCCGCATCACCCCGCCCGAGGCCGCCTATCTCGGCCAGTCCAGCGGCGCCTGCGTGATGCTGTATGACCGTGGCTTCGCGCACTATGTCGATGCCGTCAAGGCCGCTTCGCCAGTCCTCGAACACGTGATCGCCCTGGCCGATGCACGCGCAGGAGAACTGGATTACGAAGCGCTGGTGGCGGCCGGCGATGGCCGGCCCTTCCGCGAAACCGAGGTCGATTACGACGATCCGCTGTGGTTCTTCTACACCTCCGGCACCACCGGCCACCCGAAGGCGGGCATGCTCTCGCATGGGCAGATGGCCTTCGTGGTGACCAATCACCTGGCCGACCTGATGCCGGGTCTCACACATCAATCGCGTTCGCTGGTGGTGGCGCCGCTGTCGCACGGCGCGGGCGTGCATGCGATCGCCAATACGGCGCGCGGCGCGGCCAGTATCCTGCTCTCGTCCGAACGACTGGTGGTGGAAGAAGCCTGGCAACTGGTGGAAAAATACAAGGTGGACAATCTCTTCACGGTGCCCACCATCGTCAAGCTGCTGGTCGAGGATGAGGCGGTGGACCGCTACGATCATCGCTCGCTGAAGCACCTCATCTACGCCGGTGCACCCATGTATCGGGCCGATCAGGTTCATGCACTCAAGAAGCTGGGCAAGGTGCTGGTGCAGTATTACGGACTGGGTGAAGTGACGGGCAACATCACCTTCCTGCCACCCTACCTGCACTACGAGGATGACGCCCATCCGCAGGCGCGCGTCGGTACCTGCGGCATGCCGCGCACCGGCATGCAGATCGCCATCCTCAATGACGATGGCCAGGAACTGCCACCCTTCCAGACCGGTGAAATCTGCGTGCGCGGACCGGCTGTGTTCATGGGCTATCACAACAATCCCGAGGCCAATGCCAAAGCCTTCAGGCATGACTGGTTCCATACCGGCGACCTCGGGCATGTGGATGACGACGGCTTTCTCTACATCACCGGACGCTCGTCCGACATGTACATCTCGGGCGGTTCCAATGTCTATCCGCGCGAGATCGAGGAAGCCCTGCTCACGCACCCGGCCGTGTCCGAAGTGGCGGTGCTGGGCGTGCCCGATCCCAAGTGGGGCGAAAGCGGGCTGGCGGTGATCGTCTGCAAGGCCGGCCGGCAGGCCGACAGCGCAGCGCTGCTGGCGCATCTGGAGACGCGCATCGGCAAGTACAAATGGCCGCGCCGCTTCGTCTATTGGGATAGCATGCCCAAGTCGGGCTACGGCAAGATCGTCAAGAAGCAGATCAAGGCGCTGTTGGAAGAACAGGGCGAATATCACCTCTGA
- a CDS encoding dicarboxylate/amino acid:cation symporter, with amino-acid sequence MKKRIPQAAYIFAAMLLGILVGYLIFNHYGKDEAKELAGYVSIASDLFLRLIKMVIAPLVFSTLVVGIAHMGDAKSVGRIFGKSLGWFFIASLVSLALGMIMANLLQPGAGVALPSPDAAGAGLATSKFTVKEFFNHLVPKSIVEAMAQNEILQVVVFSMFFGIALAALGERGKNLLAVIDDLSHTMLKITVYVMKFAPVAVFAAMAATVAVNGLDILVSFAVFMRDFYFSLVLLWVILIAVGFVFLKKRIFHLLALIKEAFLLAFATASSEAAYPKLLDALDRFGVKRKISSFVMPMGYSFNLDGSMIYCTFATLFIAQAYGIHMPISTQITMMLVLMLTSKGIAGVPRASLVVIAATLHQFNIPEAGLLVILGIDTFLDMGRSATNAVGNSIASAVVAKWEGGLMSEEEAARAEIEIEHEAEATLHNEA; translated from the coding sequence ATGAAGAAACGCATTCCACAAGCCGCCTACATTTTCGCAGCCATGCTGCTGGGCATTCTGGTCGGCTATCTGATTTTCAATCACTACGGCAAGGATGAGGCCAAGGAGCTGGCCGGCTACGTCTCGATCGCCTCGGACCTGTTCCTGCGCCTGATCAAGATGGTCATCGCACCGCTGGTGTTCTCGACCCTGGTGGTGGGCATCGCCCACATGGGCGACGCCAAGTCGGTGGGCCGCATCTTCGGCAAGTCGCTGGGCTGGTTCTTCATCGCCTCGCTGGTGTCGCTGGCGCTGGGCATGATCATGGCCAACCTGCTGCAACCGGGCGCCGGCGTGGCGCTGCCTTCGCCGGATGCCGCCGGTGCGGGCCTGGCCACCAGCAAGTTCACGGTCAAGGAATTCTTCAACCACCTGGTACCCAAATCCATCGTGGAAGCCATGGCGCAGAATGAAATCCTGCAGGTGGTGGTGTTCTCCATGTTCTTCGGCATCGCCCTGGCGGCGCTGGGTGAGCGCGGCAAGAACCTGCTGGCCGTGATCGACGACCTGTCGCACACCATGCTCAAGATCACGGTCTACGTGATGAAGTTCGCGCCGGTGGCCGTGTTCGCCGCCATGGCCGCGACCGTCGCCGTCAATGGCCTGGACATCCTGGTCAGCTTTGCCGTCTTCATGCGCGACTTCTACTTCTCGCTGGTGCTGCTGTGGGTGATCCTGATCGCGGTCGGCTTCGTGTTCCTGAAAAAGCGCATCTTCCACCTGCTGGCCCTGATCAAGGAAGCCTTCCTGCTGGCCTTTGCCACTGCCAGCTCGGAAGCGGCCTATCCCAAGCTGCTCGATGCGCTGGACCGCTTTGGCGTCAAGCGCAAGATTTCCAGCTTCGTCATGCCGATGGGGTATTCCTTCAACCTCGACGGTTCGATGATCTACTGCACCTTTGCCACGCTGTTCATCGCCCAGGCGTATGGCATCCACATGCCCATCTCCACCCAGATCACCATGATGCTGGTGCTGATGCTGACCTCCAAGGGCATCGCCGGTGTGCCGCGTGCTTCCCTCGTGGTGATCGCCGCGACCCTGCACCAGTTCAACATCCCGGAAGCGGGCCTGCTGGTGATCCTGGGTATCGATACCTTCCTCGACATGGGGCGCTCGGCCACCAATGCGGTGGGCAACTCAATCGCCTCGGCCGTGGTGGCCAAGTGGGAAGGCGGTCTGATGAGCGAAGAAGAAGCGGCCCGCGCCGAAATCGAGATCGAACATGAGGCCGAAGCGACGTTGCATAACGAAGCCTGA
- a CDS encoding phospholipase C, phosphocholine-specific, translating into MGGTSRRDFLRISANVAGAASAAALLPASIRKALAIAPQVRTGSIEDVGHIVVFMQENRSFDHYLGHLSGVRGYNDRFPVTLPNGHPVWFQPRKDAPQSLIAPFRYDTTDPAINAQCVRSLPHTWATTQGAINGGRADQWAQQKGNLCMGYHVREDIPFHYALADAFTICDQYFCSIPGNTHPNRMYLMTGMVDPLGTGGGPLLDNTDYIDNQVSDIKLPPFTWTTYPERLEQAGISWQVYQQGTDFDKFSGNYGTNMLACFENFVHAPIGSSLHARGMSTRTVAQLKDDVEQGRLPQVSWLLPPAVYSEHPDYTPLYGARYLSDILDALTANPEVWSKTVLFIMYDENDGFFDHIVPPQAPTVPGSGKSTVDIALERHVHVTPTQQGRFSADQLPYGLGPRVPMFVVSPWSRGGRVNSQVFDHTSVLQFIERRFGVIEPNISPWRRAVCGDLTSTLDFTRRDVSTPRLPDTTGYVAQADLQCQRPTAVSAPEPEAGLSVAPQEAGVRVACALPYVLHVHGEHKGSLYQLSFDNAGQQGAHFWVHADVPGSSGSAPRGYTVEAGKQLSDTWALPSEGRYQLSVWGPNGYFRRFAGEVQAQSGPHEPELRTHYDAAQGLLTVRLLNPGPAALTATVTDLAYGQPPRTLQVPAGQSVSSTWALAASHHWYDLQWQVDGWPHWLRRLAGHLETGQPSMSDPAAMAPVTTAI; encoded by the coding sequence ATGGGCGGAACCAGCCGACGCGATTTTCTAAGGATATCGGCCAATGTGGCAGGCGCTGCCAGTGCAGCGGCGCTGTTGCCGGCCTCGATCCGCAAGGCGCTGGCCATTGCGCCCCAGGTGCGCACGGGCAGCATCGAGGATGTCGGGCACATCGTGGTCTTCATGCAGGAAAACCGCTCCTTCGACCACTACCTCGGGCATCTCTCGGGCGTGCGCGGCTACAACGACCGCTTTCCGGTGACGCTGCCCAACGGCCATCCGGTCTGGTTCCAGCCGCGCAAGGATGCGCCGCAATCGCTGATCGCCCCGTTCCGTTACGACACTACCGATCCGGCCATCAATGCCCAGTGCGTGCGCAGCCTGCCGCACACCTGGGCCACCACGCAGGGTGCCATCAACGGCGGACGCGCCGACCAGTGGGCGCAGCAGAAGGGCAACCTGTGCATGGGCTATCACGTGCGCGAGGACATTCCCTTCCACTATGCCCTGGCCGATGCCTTTACCATCTGCGACCAGTATTTCTGTTCCATCCCCGGCAACACCCATCCCAACCGCATGTATCTGATGACCGGCATGGTCGATCCGCTGGGCACAGGCGGCGGGCCGCTGCTGGACAATACCGATTACATCGACAATCAGGTCAGCGACATCAAGCTGCCGCCCTTTACCTGGACCACCTATCCCGAGCGGCTGGAGCAGGCCGGGATTTCGTGGCAGGTCTATCAGCAGGGCACGGACTTCGACAAGTTCAGCGGCAACTACGGCACCAACATGCTGGCCTGCTTCGAGAACTTCGTCCACGCGCCCATCGGTTCCTCGTTGCATGCGCGTGGCATGAGTACCCGCACCGTGGCGCAGTTGAAGGACGATGTGGAGCAGGGCAGGCTGCCGCAGGTCTCGTGGCTGTTGCCGCCTGCAGTCTATTCCGAACATCCCGATTACACGCCGCTCTATGGCGCGCGCTACCTGTCCGACATTCTCGACGCGCTCACCGCCAATCCCGAGGTCTGGAGCAAGACCGTGCTCTTCATCATGTATGACGAGAACGATGGCTTCTTCGATCACATCGTTCCGCCGCAGGCACCGACCGTGCCCGGTTCCGGCAAGAGTACGGTGGATATCGCCCTGGAGCGGCACGTCCACGTCACCCCGACGCAGCAGGGCCGGTTCAGCGCCGACCAGTTGCCTTACGGGCTGGGACCGCGCGTGCCCATGTTCGTGGTCTCGCCGTGGTCGCGCGGCGGGCGCGTCAATTCGCAGGTCTTCGATCACACCTCGGTGCTGCAATTCATCGAACGGCGTTTCGGCGTGATCGAACCCAATATCTCGCCCTGGCGGCGCGCGGTCTGTGGCGATCTGACCTCGACCCTGGATTTCACCCGGCGCGATGTCTCCACGCCGCGCCTTCCCGATACCACCGGCTACGTCGCCCAGGCCGACCTGCAATGCCAGCGCCCCACTGCCGTCAGCGCACCCGAACCCGAGGCCGGGCTGTCGGTTGCGCCGCAGGAAGCAGGCGTGCGTGTTGCCTGTGCCTTGCCGTATGTGCTGCATGTCCACGGCGAGCACAAGGGCAGCCTCTATCAATTGAGTTTCGACAACGCCGGCCAGCAGGGCGCGCATTTCTGGGTCCATGCCGATGTGCCCGGCAGCAGCGGCAGCGCCCCGCGCGGCTATACGGTGGAGGCCGGCAAGCAGTTGAGCGACACCTGGGCGTTGCCGTCCGAAGGGCGCTACCAGCTCAGTGTGTGGGGACCCAACGGCTATTTCCGCCGTTTTGCCGGAGAGGTGCAGGCACAGTCCGGGCCGCATGAGCCCGAGCTGCGCACCCATTACGATGCGGCGCAGGGCCTGCTCACGGTCAGGCTCCTCAATCCCGGCCCGGCGGCGCTGACGGCCACCGTCACCGATCTGGCCTACGGCCAGCCACCGCGCACCCTGCAGGTGCCGGCGGGACAGAGTGTGAGCAGCACCTGGGCGCTGGCCGCCAGCCATCACTGGTACGACCTGCAATGGCAAGTGGACGGCTGGCCGCACTGGCTGCGCCGCCTGGCGGGCCACCTCGAAACCGGCCAGCCCAGCATGAGCGATCCGGCGGCGATGGCGCCGGTGACCACGGCCATCTGA
- the glcF gene encoding glycolate oxidase subunit GlcF: MQTNLADFIRNTQAGEEADSILRSCVHCGFCTATCPTYQLLGDELDGPRGRIYLIKQVLEGKPATAATQSHLDRCLTCRNCESTCPSGVQYGSLVDIGRKVVEEQVPRPFGQRLMRTALKELVPRKWIFRPAMKAGQMVRPLLPKLLQNKVPPRQEAGTWPTRTHARQMLFLEGCVQPSMAPNINSATARVLDALGVQLFAPPKAGCCGAIRYHMNDQDGGLDDMRRNIDAWWPYIEGRDGIKADTIVMNASGCGVTVKEYGHLLQHDPDYAEKARRISHMTRDISEILPEFEQQLQHKLKDFNGKRVAYHPPCTLQHGQKIRGKVEAILRAAGVDVHLCTDSHLCCGSAGTYSVLQPELSYRLRDNKLGKLQATDPDMIVTGNIGCVTHLQSGTDTPVRHWIELLDSALQQA, translated from the coding sequence ATGCAGACCAACTTAGCCGATTTCATCCGCAACACCCAGGCCGGCGAGGAAGCCGACAGCATCCTGCGTTCCTGCGTGCATTGCGGTTTCTGTACCGCCACCTGTCCCACCTATCAACTGCTGGGCGATGAACTGGATGGGCCGCGTGGCCGCATCTATCTCATCAAGCAGGTGCTCGAAGGCAAGCCCGCCACGGCCGCCACGCAATCGCACCTGGACCGCTGCCTGACCTGCCGCAACTGCGAATCCACTTGTCCTTCCGGCGTGCAGTATGGAAGCCTGGTCGACATCGGCCGCAAGGTGGTGGAAGAGCAGGTGCCGCGTCCCTTCGGCCAGCGCCTCATGCGCACTGCGTTGAAGGAACTCGTGCCGCGCAAGTGGATCTTCCGTCCGGCCATGAAGGCGGGGCAGATGGTGCGCCCGCTGTTGCCCAAGCTGTTGCAGAACAAGGTGCCGCCGCGTCAGGAGGCCGGCACCTGGCCCACGCGCACGCATGCACGCCAGATGCTGTTCCTCGAAGGTTGCGTGCAGCCCTCGATGGCACCCAACATCAACAGTGCCACGGCGCGCGTGCTCGATGCGCTGGGCGTGCAATTGTTCGCGCCGCCCAAGGCCGGCTGCTGCGGCGCCATCCGCTACCACATGAATGACCAGGACGGCGGCCTGGACGACATGCGTCGCAACATCGATGCCTGGTGGCCCTACATCGAAGGCCGCGATGGCATCAAGGCCGACACCATCGTCATGAATGCCTCAGGCTGCGGCGTCACCGTCAAGGAATACGGCCACCTGCTGCAACACGATCCCGACTATGCCGAGAAGGCGCGCCGCATCTCCCACATGACGCGCGACATCAGCGAGATCCTGCCCGAGTTCGAGCAGCAACTGCAGCACAAGCTCAAGGATTTCAACGGCAAGCGCGTGGCCTACCATCCGCCCTGCACCCTGCAGCACGGCCAGAAGATCCGCGGCAAGGTCGAAGCCATCCTGCGCGCGGCCGGCGTGGACGTCCACCTGTGCACCGACAGCCATCTCTGCTGCGGCTCGGCCGGTACCTATTCGGTGCTGCAACCGGAACTGTCCTACCGCCTGCGCGACAACAAGCTCGGCAAGCTGCAGGCCACCGATCCCGACATGATCGTCACCGGCAACATCGGGTGCGTCACGCATCTGCAATCCGGTACCGATACCCCGGTGCGGCACTGGATCGAATTGCTGGATAGCGCCCTGCAACAGGCATAG
- the glcE gene encoding glycolate oxidase subunit GlcE: MQAQQDMEAVLASFRERILSGRALQIRGGGTKDWYGQVPSGDLLDTRPYSGIIDYEPTELVITARCGTPLAEIDAALAAHNQMLAWEPPRFGGAATVGGMVAAGLSGPSRASAGAVRDFVLGAVLMDAQGEQLHFGGQVMKNVAGYDISRLLAGSLGTLGLILQVSLKVLPRPVASSTRVFEINQEGALRLLNQCAGQPLPLVASAWVGNVLTIRLSGAQAAVDSAIAKLGGTELSNPEDFWTDLREQTHPFFADPQAPLWRLSLPSVAPPVDLPGRQLIEWGGAQRWLRPQGHVDAVTIRAAALAVGGHASLHRGGDKAIGVFHPLQPAVEAIHRRLKQQFDPQGIFNPGRLYASL, from the coding sequence ATGCAAGCACAACAAGACATGGAGGCCGTGCTGGCCTCCTTCCGCGAACGCATTCTCTCCGGGCGCGCCCTGCAGATCCGCGGCGGCGGCACCAAGGACTGGTACGGACAAGTGCCCTCCGGTGATCTGCTGGACACGCGCCCCTACAGCGGCATCATCGACTATGAACCGACCGAGCTGGTCATCACCGCCCGCTGCGGCACGCCGCTGGCCGAGATCGACGCGGCACTGGCCGCGCACAATCAGATGCTGGCCTGGGAGCCACCGCGTTTCGGCGGTGCCGCCACTGTCGGCGGCATGGTCGCGGCCGGCCTCTCCGGTCCGTCGCGCGCCAGCGCCGGGGCCGTGCGCGACTTCGTGCTGGGCGCCGTGCTGATGGATGCGCAAGGTGAGCAACTGCACTTCGGCGGACAGGTCATGAAGAACGTCGCCGGCTATGACATCTCGCGCCTCCTGGCCGGTTCGCTGGGTACGCTGGGACTGATCCTGCAGGTGTCGCTGAAGGTCTTGCCGCGCCCGGTCGCCAGCAGCACGCGCGTCTTCGAGATCAACCAGGAAGGCGCGCTGCGCCTGTTGAACCAGTGTGCCGGCCAACCCTTGCCGCTGGTGGCCAGCGCCTGGGTCGGCAATGTGCTCACGATCCGCCTGTCGGGTGCACAGGCTGCCGTTGATTCAGCGATTGCAAAGCTGGGCGGCACCGAGTTGAGCAATCCTGAAGATTTCTGGACCGACCTGCGCGAGCAGACCCATCCTTTCTTCGCCGACCCGCAGGCACCGCTGTGGCGTCTGTCCCTGCCGTCGGTGGCCCCGCCCGTCGACCTGCCGGGCCGCCAGCTGATCGAGTGGGGCGGGGCACAGCGCTGGCTGCGTCCGCAGGGCCATGTGGATGCCGTCACCATCCGTGCCGCCGCACTGGCCGTGGGCGGCCACGCCAGCCTGCATCGCGGTGGCGACAAGGCCATCGGCGTCTTCCATCCCCTGCAGCCGGCAGTGGAAGCGATCCATCGCCGCCTCAAGCAGCAATTCGACCCGCAGGGCATCTTCAATCCCGGCCGCCTGTACGCCAGCCTGTAA